Genomic segment of Nasonia vitripennis strain AsymCx chromosome 1 unlocalized genomic scaffold, Nvit_psr_1.1 chr1_random0005, whole genome shotgun sequence:
CTCGATTGAGTAGGACGCGTGTGTCTGaatttgtttgtttgtgatgtttaatatattttcttgTTGTGTATTTATTTCCTTATACTGGTGCGAGAGAAGATTAGATTCGAATATTGATGGAGGTCGACGACTTATATAAAATCGATCGAATATATCTTCGATAGGAACTTCAACTTCTCCTGTACGAGTTCCCACGTGTGACAGAAACTCTGTCATATTACCTCTGACTCCTGCTTTAATGCTTTCAAAACATAAAATTGCTATAACTATACCGGATAATAGtccgattattattattatagttaAAATGATGATAAATGCTTTATTTCTGAATTCTTCTCGAAATTCTCTTGGTAGATCCAGATTACAGACTCTTGACTTTAATTCCCAGAAGGAGTGAGCGACGGTCCAATCAGTTTCCatggttttattaattttgtttatttttaattcggCTATCATATCTGCAATTGAAACGTTTCCCCCTATCTCCAAATTTATTTGAGGGAATATCAGTGTTTGCATGTGTTTATGGGTGTTAATATCGGAagataattgatatttttccGCATTGACCTTGCATCCTTGTTTTATTGTTAGAACTCCGGTTGCGTTGATCTTTAATTGTTCTTAGcgttttttgcaataaatttgtaATTCTATCAGTTCATAGAGGGAATATATCCATCCTTGGTTATTTTTGATGTTAACTCAGAAGGGTAAATTCATGTCTATATACTGAATATCGCTTTTACTGTAGTCAATGTCATAAGGGTGATACAATAAGGTAAATTCGCAACTTTTATTCTCAATTTCTGATCGAATAGATTGATCTGGTTGGCATAACTTTTTCCAAATGCGTCGATACACTTCTCATATTGTTTTTCCGATAAAGCATAGCTAGCCTTCTGTGAAACTTCCTACAATGATGATCAAGGTTTTACATATAGAGTGGCTACGTTTCCGTCAATAAGTTTCTTTGGAATAGGTAATGAttttactttatatatcaCATAAAAATCGTCTGAGATCAACGGAAATGTCATACTGATTAACAACCTATCGTTGATTCTTCCATATTTTATCTTTGATATTACTCCCAATAAGTCAATATGTTCCAAATTTTCGGCAAGAGGAATTCTATACGGATGATTAAGTTGTTCTGTGTGCTTGATGACGTCAATTAGGTCATCATAGCTTAAAAGCCCAGGATATATTTGATTATTAGTGAGCCCTCGTATAGTCTCTAATGCACCGTTGAATAAttcaatatataaattaaaataaatagtcATTATTCCTATTGATCTGTCGATTGTGGACGTACTATTACTTAGACCCTTGAGTTTTTTAAATGACTTCATTTCTTGATCCACTATTTCTAACAAATCTCGATTGTCCAACTCTCATTTTCTTTCTGTGTATCCGTCGATACTACTGCAAATAACATGCATCTTGCTGTCAGGAAGGGATACGAAGTTACTTTCATTAACTTTCTTTTCTAAAATATTCTTGTTATATTCTGACTCTATCTCTGTGTCGTATCTTCAATTTATTAGTGTCGAATAAATCTTCATATAAATTGAGATAAATTATATATGTCCACTCATctctaataaaatttaattccgTCAATTATTCAAAATACAATCCTGCATTATACTCTATTTCTTCTGAAGTGACCATAGGTAGTGCTTCCTGACCTGGGATGATACCGCTCCAGATCAGTATAaggaaatagtatattgtatCCATTGTCCGTACTGAAAAGGGTAAATCCCTTTTTTAGTGTGCTGTATAATAGTGTGTATCTGTTTATTTCCCTTTTCCTTTCTTATTGATCTTAATTATACTATTGCTACAATGATTAAAATTAGTAAGCATTAGTTAAGCTGTATGCATTTATGTTAAGTTCTTATGAGGATGCTACTTTTGTGCACGTTAAGATGATGGAAATTCATAGTAAAGCTCGCGAGTTGATTTCGCGAATTTGACTATCGGCACGATTATTTCGTTTGGactcaaattttgtttaattgaaAGTATCCTACTCAATTATACATTCTTCCCTTAAGAATTGTATAACATCTTCGTTTGCTACTACAATGGAGCTCCTTACATGTCCCACAAAGGTAGCTTTTCGAAATTGGATCTCGCCCATTGTAATTTGAAAGTTGGCTtgcagttcttttttataagGTTTTCTCGTGTTGTTAATGTTTTTACGGAACTCTTCCAATTGGCCTTTGACGGTTTGTTCGTAAATGGTTCTGCATCTTGGTCCAATAAGAAAACTGTATATATTTCGCCCTGTTTTCGCTTGGGTTTCTTGTAATCGCAATTGTTCTAAAATCGCTCGACAATTGTGATATCATTCTCGCAAGGTTTGATGATTATTGATAAAGACGTTATCATTAACGTttatttcttttcttaaaTGTTCTAGTAAGGCTATTCTTCGTACCAAAGTTTTCCTTCCGATAAAACAATTTTGCGTAGTTAATAATGGTTCTCCTGGAGAATCCTACAACGGAACTCCTATTCCCCACATTAAAACTAGCATTTCTTCATCATTATCATTGGCTGTTAATTTGACCATTGAGTTCTTACTGTTTTTATCCCTTTTGAGGGTTGCCCCATATTGTAGGAGAGTTACGAttgcaaaaatgtttttgatgCGTAGAGCTAAATACAAACTACTTTCACCATCACTAGTCACTGGAGGATCGATACGTGCTCCTCGTTCAATTAGATGTTTTACTAAATGATTATGTCCGGCTGTAATAGCGATCTGCAATTGTGAGCGACCATCTTGTGTAGGGACTTCAATTTTGTAACCTAGTTCCAGGAGTTGTTGAATAACAGGTACTTTATATCCTTGTCTAATAGCTTCGTGAAGAAAATTCATTGATCTTTCCGTGTTTTGATTCGTATgtagtatttttatattttgtatgtCTCCTAATTTTACAGCGGTTTAAAATGCTTTTAATGGATTGCGAGGCCTAAAGTCGTTCGCCCATAATATAGGTACAATTTGAGCGGCCTTACTTTCCATGGCGACAAGGAAGGGGCATAGATTACATTTTGGTTTTACCCCTGCGTCGAGAAGAGTTTGTAGTATTTTTTCATCTCTCATTGTTATGGATTGATTGGAAAGGTCCACCCCTTTCTTCGTGATTAGTGAGCTATTAATACcccttttcaaaataaatttcacaGCTCAAGCATTTCTTTATTTGACTGCTTGAAATATTATCGTTTCTCCCGCAACATTACTATCATTCCATCGACTTTCATAGCTGGCCGTCAAATGTAGAAAAACTGTTAGTATCTTTCCCGAGAGTCGCtcaaatattttacatactCGTTGATAAGTTATTTCTATATCGGATTGCCATAATAAAGCGTTTAATTCCAATACCTGAGAAGGTGCTTGTCCACTCAACAATCTTacatatttacatatttatcAACAAAGTCTTCGTATTTGTTTCGATCCGCTTTTACTCGATTAACTGGTTTGTATGAACGACTGATTCTGGTGAGAATTTTGTCTCTTTGAAAGAGCTTATTCTTCCTGGTTTGATAATTGGGAATTTTTTCTGGATAGACTAGCTTCTTAGTTGTCTCCATGGCTCGTCCTTGTTTGTTTGCTGTAGTAAATAAACGTAGTTTCGTCAGTGATTCGATCTGTTTAGCCGCTTTTCGGATTGTGATTCTTAATCtatgttttattaaaatattattattgattctACAATACATTCAATTAAATATTCTAGTCGATACATaaatattatgaaacttgctcaAGGATTGGTGTAGGAATGATTTCAAACGTGACTTCGTCTAGGAATTGCTCTTTTTCCTCCCACTTGGTCCTCCTTTCTTTAATTAAGTTTAAGGCTAGTTCGATAGTTATTGAGCAATATATAGGAAATAAGGCGATACATCCCTTTTTTCTTGCCTTCTAAAAATGGTAGATCGACTAATTGATAGAAATTTTCCGAAGATTTTCCATTAGGTCTCTGTAGGTGatatttttcatgaattttgTTTGACTTAAGCTTTTCCATTCTGCTTTTGATTCTAAAAAGATTCGATACAACTCTGGATGATAAACTTTTAAGGCTTGAATATCGTCCGGGTTCACGAATCTCTTTACGGAAACCTCTCTAGCTAAACAATAGACTATAAATTGAGAGGTTAATCCTGGTAGATGTCGATCAGTTATGTAACGCATGTAACCTTGACGAGGATAAAACTCGGCTCCATATCTTAACAACAAATTCAttttatcataattatttattctgtATATGTGATTAAAAGAGCATTTTGACCTTTTCCATCGGTCACGTTTATATTATTGATTTCTTTTGACAACATTATTTCTAAAGTCTTGATTGATCCGGATTATACAGccaaatgtatcaaattcgtGCCTTCCCAGCAACAATGTTTTAGTAGTCTCGGTTTGTATAGATAGTCCAGAGAATATTCGATGAGCTTGATTTTATCCATTAAAATGCACTGATAAATTATCATAGCCATTTCCGTTGGTAACATTGTTGGGGCTAAACTCTTAATCAATCTAAGAGTTTCTCTTTGGTCTCCGTAGAGGATAGACATCATTATCATTTATTGTTTAAGttttcgtaataaaattttgattaatgTATTGGCAATTTATTAGTACTAACATATACGTTAGTACTAATAAATTAccaataaattataatatatatatatatatatatatatatatatatatatatatatatatatatatatatatagagtcgATGCTAGATGTATGACGAATTCAAATGGTAGGCGACGCGTTCTATTATTAGACTAGGGATTCGATTATCAGTGATGCCCTGGAGCTTTTTCTCGTGTCCTGTCCACTTTGCTCGCTTTCGTAATAAtcttattaatattttttaaatatttatttcataaataggAAATTTCTGATAGATTTTATCTCCTTTAAGGCGAAGCAATAATCGTCGTTTTGACAAACAGAGTAATGTCGTTGTAGATTTCTCGAATAAATCGGCGTAAGATATTCGTCGAGTCCAATAAGGTTTTGCATTCTTTGCCATTCTTGACAGGCTTCtatgtaattattataatgtTCAGGGTAGACGTTTTCAAGGGTGCGGATGTCTTCACTATTTACGACTCGCCCTTCTTCCGTATCTCTCGCTaataaaggaagaaaaaatgatATTGCTAACCTTGGTATTTTATCGGAGTATACATAGCGTAATAATTCTCCTAAAAGATATAGTATTGCTCCAGCGTCAGCTAAAGTTCTCacctttatataattattattccaaTATGCTATTCTTAACGCAGTGTTTCCGGTGCAATCTCTTTTATTAACatcgattttacttttttctaataataattttatactcCCGTTGGTCCCAAATTCGGCGGCTATGTGTAATAAGCCGTCTCCGCTTCTTGTTGGTATTTCTACATCTGCTCCTTCATCGAGAAGAAATTCTAGTATATGATCATTCTCTTGTAGTATAGCTGTCTTTATAGCATACCTTCCATCACGAGAGCAAGAATTTACAGGTATACCTTTATCCAATAACAATTTTACATTTTCCAGAGAATCTATATAGCAGCTCGCAGTTCTTTCCAATAACCAATGTTGAGAACTAATTGGCATTTCCAATTTCTTAGCATGCTTAATGAGTAACTCGAAGATCTCTGTGGGTCTGTTGGCAGCTTGTCACACGTGATTAAATTTTTAGAGCGAAGCTCTTTTACGGAGGTTCTGCGGCTGGAGCGAACTGGGAAATTTTAAGACGCTCGTCACTAGACACTTTGAGAGAGGGGGAAGTCGAGCAGAGCTGGATACCGTAGCGCGTAAgaaacggagagagagagagagagagagagagaaagagtaggGAGGGAAAGGGGCGGGGCTAGCGTCAGAGTGGGATACAGCAgcacgcgctctctctctctctctctctctctctctctctctcgttctttctctttcttagCAAGAACGATATAGATATAGTAGCACGCGCGGTCTCGGCTTGGCGTCGGTTACGATTCTGATGCGCAGAGTATTGTTTACGGAATCTGCGCAGTTcttggtctctctctctctctctctctctctctctctctctctctctctctcgcgcatatTCGCATATACGCGTTTTCTTCAGTTTCATATTGTCTGCTACATAAAAGCAACAAGTGTAAATAGTAAAATACACAGTTAAATA
This window contains:
- the LOC103317111 gene encoding uncharacterized protein LOC103317111, whose product is MNFLHEAIRQGYKVPVIQQLLELGYKIEVPTQDGRSQLQIAITAGHNHLVKHLIERGARIDPPVTSDGESSLYLALRIKNIFAIVTLLQYGATLKRDKNSKNSMVKLTANDNDEEMLVLMWGIGVPL